TTTCAATTTCGACGATATGTTCGACAACATCGTAGATGAAAGTCAGCCCGAACCGGAAAAATCGGTTGTGCAGGAAAGCATTGAATTCGACGAAGTGACTGATTTTGACGATCTGCTCGATTCCATCACGGACGCACCTCCGCCCTCCGCGAGCACCGTTAAAACCGAAAATTCCCGCCCCGCGGCGGTAATCGACTACAATATATCCGTTACGATGGACGACGATTCGCAGGAATTCAGTTCGGTACAAACCGAAACGGACGACGACGCAATTACCGAAATACCGCTCTACGGCGATTCGGGTATCGAAAAATCGGATAAAAACGAAGATGCAAGTCTTGATAGAACCCTGACTTCGCAGTATACTAGTACAACATACACCGATGACAGTGATTTCGACATAGATAAAATCATGTCGGAAGTTGAAGATATAGGAGGAGAAAATATGCCGGCAGATACAGCAGATTGCTTTCAGGATGAAGAAAAACAGAACGAAACACAGCCTACCGGAAACGATATTTTCGATGTGGATTTTTTTGAAACCCCGCAAACCGACGGTGACACGGCTCCTGCAGAAAATACCGACGCCATATTGAATCCCGAAAAAGAATTCGACGTGTCGGATTTCGACGTAACGGAACCTGCAATGGACAGCATTTTTACCGAAGAGGACACGGCGGCCGATATGTTTGAATCTTCTTCCGATTTTACCGAACCCGATACGGCGGCCGATATGTTTGAATCTTCTTCCGATTTTACCGAACCCGATACGGCGGTCGACACATTTGAATTTTCTCCCGATTTTACCGAACCCGATACGGCGAAGATACCGGAATCCGAGGAAACGCCGTTCAATGATATTCCCGTTGAAATACCGGACAGTATTTTCGATGAACCGACTGAAGCGGTTTCTTCCGAAACGGACTTTGTCGAGCCTGACACGACTGATATGCCGGATGCATTCGACGAACCGGAACCTCAGACAACTGCCGAAACGGCAGCGGACGATATTTGTGCCGAACCTGCGGCGACATACACCGAAGCGACAGAATGCGCCGAAGCGGCGGCAGCCGGCGCGTGCGCCGAACCTGCGGCGGAAACCGCGATACTTCGGCAGATAGCCGCCGAACTCGCGACGCTCAGGGAAGAAATATCTTCGCTCAAAACCGATTTTGAGGACATGAAAAAACACGGCGCCGTACCCGCGGCGGCGGAAAAACCGGCAGCCGGCGGCTTTTTTGCCGAAAACGGCGAAGACGAAACGATCGCGCTTTCAGGCAACGAATTGTCGAATATATTGAACACGGCCGATTTTACCGAAGAATCGGGTGCGGTCGGAGCAGGGGAACCGGCCTTGACCGAAAGCGAAATCTCCGAAGATTCCGAAACGGAAACGAAGAGCGAAGCAGGCTGGGAAACCGGCGCCGGCTTCTTTGATGAACACACGGAAGACGAAACGATCGCGCTTTCAGGCAACGAATTGTCGAATATTCTGAACACGGCCGACTTTACCGAAGAAACGGATACGGCTGACACGCAGGAACCGGCCGCAACCGGAATCGATTCCGACGTCGACGCCGCCGTGGATGAATACGAAGAATCGGACAACGGCTTGCCTGCAATCGATTTTGAATCGGAAAAATTGGAAGAACCCGTTTTGGAAAATATCGATTTTGCCGCCAATACGGAAGCGGAAGCGGAGCAGGAACTTCCGCAGGAAATTGAAATACCTAAAGTTGAAGATATTTTGGTGGAATCCTCCGATACCGATTTGATCGACGACGGTTCGGTAACGGCGAATTCGGACGACATCGTGCCGGAAGAAAACGCTATCGACGAACCGATTGAAACGGCAATTTCCGAAACGCTACCGGAAGAGACACCGGTTGCTGCAGAAACACCGGCTGTTGAAGAAGCGTTCTCCCCCGCCGATGAAGCGGCAGAAGATGAAACTACGGCGGAAACCGAAACTGAACCGGAACCGGCTGAAACTGAAGCGGAAACCGAACCGGAAAGTGAAAGAGAACCGGAACCGGCGGAAGAAGAAATTTCCGATGAACCGACGGAAGAAATGTTTAATTCCGCTCAGTGGGACGCTCCGGAAACGCAGCTTCAGGAAAGCGCACCCGAGGAAAATCCTGAAGCGAAAAAAGATGAAATCCCCGGCGAATTGAAACAGGAAATCAAATCGGTACTTTCGTACATGGATCAACTGCTGGAAAATCTTCCGGAAGAGAAAATTGCGGAATTTGCGCAGTCGGAACATTTTGAATTGTACAAAAAACTTTTTACGGAGCTTGGACTATCGTAATATGGGATTGCTGAGCCACATAGAATCGATTCGGACCGAAACACCGGTTTCCGAAAAACAAGGACTGCTGCACCGGGCTGAATCGATTCACGGAAAAACAATACCGGCAGCGGAACGACGCGAACCGTTCGATTTTCACGATTTTGCGAATGAAATCGGATTGCGGAAAACGGCGATTCTTGTTCCGTACGCTTCGCGGTTTTTCATGCGATATGCTCACGGGTTCGACGCGGAAACGATTCTGAAATCCGTTTCCACAGCCGATTTCTGGAACGGCACGTTTCCCGGCATACGGGAATGGCAGTGCGTCGACGGGACACGGCTTGAACCGTATTATCAGCTTTTTTCATCGGACGAAATACATCGAATGCAAAGCATATACCTGAAATCGTTTCCGCTGCCGTCCGATATCGCCGCGCGCGCCATCATGCTCATTGCCGACGAAGCGGACGTTTCGCCGGAAACGATGGATCCGCTCATGGAAGAACTCGCCGATTGCATCTGTTCCGATATGATTTGCTTCCCCTACAATATGAAACTGCCCCGCTTCGAGACGTTCGCTTCGGAAACTGATCCGCAGACGCTTCCGTTTACGCTGTTTTTTTCGGATGCAATCGCCGAATCAGTCCGAAACGCGAATACGGATCAGGAAGCGGCCGCAATACTTGAAGCGACGGTGTTTTCCGAAATTTACGTGCGGTTATGCGCGCACATCGGCAGTCCCGACCGCTGCATACCGGATACGGCGATGAAAGTCAAACTGTACCTGCAATCGCAGGAGACCCTTGACGCGGACATAATCCTTTTCCAATGCAAAAAGACGCTCGCTTCCGTACTCGGCAAAGCAGCACAGCTGATACGGATAGCGTAAGGCGCATGAACGATACCGTATTCGACACGGCAAAAAACGGTATGCGCTCCTGCACGGTGCGCGGCGTCAGATTACATTCGGCCTACGACCCGCAAAAAGAAGCGGATCGTTTTGTTGCCGGTTTACAGCCTGATTTCGCCCCGGCGGCAATAATCGTAACGGAACCCGCCCTTTCCTACTGCACCCGGCCGCTCAAAGAGCGATTTCCGGCAGCGAAAATCGGAGCCGTCAGATTCAGCACGGCGTTTACGCAATCGGACGCGGAATGGGATTTTATCATTCCGGCCGGACAAACGGCGAACAATCTTCTTTCCGTACTGGATGAAACGGAACTCGTTTCCACCTTATTTCTCTCATGGGAACCGTCGCAGCGCGCTTTTCCCGAACGATACGCCGCCGTACGCAAAGAAATCGGTGCGGCGATAGAGACGGCGCGGGACGTGCTGGGAACACGTGCGTACTTTGCCGAGCGGTGGATGAAAAACGCGTGCCGATTCTGCCTTTCAGTGCGGCGAACGGCACTCATAGCCGCGGGAGACGCACCCGTCGTCGTAGCCGCCTCGGGCCCTTCGCTTGAAGCTTCACTGCCGTATATACGCCGCTTGCGACAAAGCATATTTCTCATAGCCGTATCTTCGGCGTACGGGCCGCTCGTCGCGGCGGAAATACGACCGGACGTCTGTATTTCAACGGACGGCGGTTATTGGGCAAAAAAACATATCGAACGCTGCGCCGTGCCGTTCGCCGTTTCGGCGGAGAGCGCGGTTCCCGAAACGCTTTTGGAACGGGAACTCTGCATTCCGTTATACTACGGAGACGCGCCGGAAGCGGAATTGCTGCGCGCGTGCGGAATACCGGCGATCGGCGCCCGGCGGAATGGAACGGTCAGCGGAACGGCGGCGGAACTGGCACTCGCGCTGACCAGCGGGCCGGTTTTTGCCTGCGGACTAGATCTTGCCTCCGGCAAAGGCGTTCAGCACGCGCGCCCGAACGCACTGGAAGCGGGAAACGCAGCCCGCGATTACCGATTGAACCCCGCCCAAACTCGGCTGTATCCTTCGGAATTTGAAAGCGGCTCGCTCGCCGTATACCGCGGCTGGTTCGCCGCTCGGGACGGCGACTTCAAAAACCGTTTTTTCAGACTCACCGCCGACACTGCCGGCACGTACGGTGATACTGCCGGCGCGTCCGCTGATGCCGGCACGCCGGGCGCATTTTCCTCTGCCGGAAGCATGCTCGGCAGCATACGGACACTGAACTGGAACGACGCAATCGATCGTTTTTTATCCGGTGAATCCGCGGGACGAACGAAACCTTCGATACGCACCGTTCGCAAAATACCCGATCAGCGAAAACGATACGAAATACTGAAAACGTTTTTTTCGGACGGAAGGCCCGAATCGCTGCCGGAAACGTGGCTGTCCGCGCTCGCACCGGCGGAATTCGCGTTGTGGAAACGCAACAGGGAATCACACCGCGCATCTTCCGCCCTTGAAGAAAAAATACGGCTCCGCCTGCAGCGTATACGACACGTTATCGAACGTCGGAGACCGCAATGAAACCGCTTTCATATCGCAGCGTCGACACTGCCCAAAACGGACAGCCCGTGCCGGTTTTTGCGGACGGCAAAACGATGTATTCCCGATACGATCCGGAGCGGGACGCCCGCATTTTTGCCGAAGGGATTCCCGAATCCGCCGGCTGCGTTCTCGTCTGCGGACTCGGCAGCGCACTGCACGTAAGCGCACTGCGGCGAAAGCTGCCTCGATCAAAAATCATCGTCATTGAAGCGTCCGCTGCGGATATCGATTTTCTGAAGGCACACGCCGATTTGTCCGCCGTATTCGCCGACGGCGATACGGTGCTCTGCACGCCGGAACGCATCGAACGGACGATACTCGAAACGTATATTCCCGTGCTGCACGGAGATTTTCTGCTGGCGCCGCTGCGGGCGTGGGCGGATTTTCATCCGAATATCTTATCCGCCGTAAAAGAGCACGTCCGTTCCGCAATCGAAAAAATCGCGGCGGACACGTCGACGCAAGCACGCTTCGGCAAGATCTGGCATCGGAATATTCTGCAGAACTTACTGACGGCAGACACGCTGAACTGCGGCGTAATTCCGCCGATCGCTGCGGACAAAAAAGCACTGATAACGGGCGCGGGGCCGACGCTCGACCGCACCTGGCACATCATGGAGCGGAACAGACAACGTTTTTACGTCATCGCCGCCGATACGGCGCTGGCTGCCCTCGCCCGCAGGCACATCGCGCCGGACGCGGTGGTTACCGTCGACGGCAGCTGCGTTTCCGCCGGACACTTTTACGGAAAACTGCCGCCCGAAACGCTGGTGATCGCCGACTTGTGCGCCTGCCCCGCCGCCGTCCGCCGCGCCGTACGCTGCGGCTGTCCGATACTGTTTACCGGAAACGGACATCCGCTCGGCACGCTGGCTTCCGGATATTTTGCCCGGAACGGATCCGCGCCGCTTCCGGAACTTGAAACGGGAGCAGGTACGGTTACCGCCGCGGCGCTCGATTTTGCCGTAAAAGCCGGCTTTCGCGACGTTTCCGTATTGGGCGCGGATTTCGGCTATACGGAAGGCAAACCGTACGCAAAGGGAACGTATCTCGACGATATATACAACCGCTGTTCCCGGCGAACGCTGCCGCAGGAACAGCAATTCACCGAACTCATGTACCGTTCGCCCGTATACCGAACGTCCGCCAGTATTCTTACGACCGGAACGATGCACGCCTACCGCACGGCGTTCAGCGCGTACGTGCAGGCGGTACGCGGCGTCCGCATAGAATGGAACGGAACGGAGCATTATGAGGAACCCGCGGACACGGATTCGGCCACGAAGGCGGAACACGGATACGATATGGTTCCCCGTCCGTACCGCGGCCGGGAATTCGCCGTCTGGTATACGGAACTGCTTCGCCGAAACGATCCGGCAGCGATTACTTCCGTGCTGCCGCTCGCCGCCTGGTATCGAACGAAATTAGACTACAAAAATGATATTTTTTCATTGTTGAAACTTGCATACACGCAAACACTACGCTATACTGAGAGTCACTATGGAACGTAAAGGGATCACCATTTTTTCAATCTGCATCGCATTGGCATTCGCCGCCGCGCTCGTGTTTTTCGGAACGGCGATTTACTCGGAATACCGTAAAAA
This sequence is a window from Treponema brennaborense DSM 12168. Protein-coding genes within it:
- a CDS encoding 6-hydroxymethylpterin diphosphokinase MptE-like protein, which translates into the protein MNDTVFDTAKNGMRSCTVRGVRLHSAYDPQKEADRFVAGLQPDFAPAAIIVTEPALSYCTRPLKERFPAAKIGAVRFSTAFTQSDAEWDFIIPAGQTANNLLSVLDETELVSTLFLSWEPSQRAFPERYAAVRKEIGAAIETARDVLGTRAYFAERWMKNACRFCLSVRRTALIAAGDAPVVVAASGPSLEASLPYIRRLRQSIFLIAVSSAYGPLVAAEIRPDVCISTDGGYWAKKHIERCAVPFAVSAESAVPETLLERELCIPLYYGDAPEAELLRACGIPAIGARRNGTVSGTAAELALALTSGPVFACGLDLASGKGVQHARPNALEAGNAARDYRLNPAQTRLYPSEFESGSLAVYRGWFAARDGDFKNRFFRLTADTAGTYGDTAGASADAGTPGAFSSAGSMLGSIRTLNWNDAIDRFLSGESAGRTKPSIRTVRKIPDQRKRYEILKTFFSDGRPESLPETWLSALAPAEFALWKRNRESHRASSALEEKIRLRLQRIRHVIERRRPQ
- a CDS encoding 6-hydroxymethylpterin diphosphokinase MptE-like protein — its product is MKPLSYRSVDTAQNGQPVPVFADGKTMYSRYDPERDARIFAEGIPESAGCVLVCGLGSALHVSALRRKLPRSKIIVIEASAADIDFLKAHADLSAVFADGDTVLCTPERIERTILETYIPVLHGDFLLAPLRAWADFHPNILSAVKEHVRSAIEKIAADTSTQARFGKIWHRNILQNLLTADTLNCGVIPPIAADKKALITGAGPTLDRTWHIMERNRQRFYVIAADTALAALARRHIAPDAVVTVDGSCVSAGHFYGKLPPETLVIADLCACPAAVRRAVRCGCPILFTGNGHPLGTLASGYFARNGSAPLPELETGAGTVTAAALDFAVKAGFRDVSVLGADFGYTEGKPYAKGTYLDDIYNRCSRRTLPQEQQFTELMYRSPVYRTSASILTTGTMHAYRTAFSAYVQAVRGVRIEWNGTEHYEEPADTDSATKAEHGYDMVPRPYRGREFAVWYTELLRRNDPAAITSVLPLAAWYRTKLDYKNDIFSLLKLAYTQTLRYTESHYGT